A part of Brassica rapa cultivar Chiifu-401-42 chromosome A05, CAAS_Brap_v3.01, whole genome shotgun sequence genomic DNA contains:
- the LOC103870010 gene encoding 60S ribosomal protein L18a-like protein has translation MTSGGVVEDEKNRSVATDYQHQQQPPHHPPPFQGVSNYPPPQQQPPPPGYPQPAQPYVSGYAVNGVTEHDRLPCCGIGIGWLLFILGFFFGAIPWYIGFFLFLFSRNPREKPGYIACAIGAVIATIFIVIGAVRGSGAWS, from the exons ATGACTAGCGGCGGCGTAGTAGAAGACGAGAAAAACAGATCAGTTGCGACTGATTATCAACACCAGCAGCAGCCTCCTCATCATCCTCCGCCGTTTCAAGGTGTCTCCAACTATCCACCTCCTCAGCAGCAGCCACCTCCCCCCGGTTATCCACAGCCAGCTCAGCCCTACGTCTCCG GTTATGCTGTTAATGGAGTAACAGAGCACGATCGTCTTCCTTGTTGTGGTATAGGCATTGGTTGGTTATT ATTCATCCTTGGTTTCTTCTTCGGTGCCATCCCCTGGTACATCGGCTTTTTCCTTTTCCTATTCTCTAGAAACCCGCGTGAGAAACCAGGATACATAGCTTGTGCAATTGGA GCTGTTATTGCTACGATTTTCATCGTTATTGGAGCTGTAAGAGGATCAGGGGCCTGGTCTTAA
- the LOC103870011 gene encoding pentatricopeptide repeat-containing protein At3g14580, mitochondrial — protein MILRRLVLSATSSSNLTRTQPLSVPTTRLLSSSPDRYTPSADTKLARLTHKDWLAPNEVLKIFETVKDPTFLIPAYRHYSKRKDYQPTEPLYALLINKLGHAKMFDEIERLVKSLTVEAKRCRFSEEFFYSLMKVYAMAGRINKAIEILFSMPEFGCWPSVKSFNFILNLLVKAKLFDEIHEIFVRAPKLGVEIDGCCLNILIKGLCESGNLEAALQVLDEFPKLKSRPNVMTFSPLLRGFCNKGEFEGAFGLLERMEKEGIEPDAITFNILISGLRRKGRVEEGVEVMERMKVRGCQPNSGTYQEVLYGLLDKKRNLEAGEMMRKMVSWGMRPSFLSYKKMVLGLCETKDVAEVDWVLRQMVSHGFVPKTGMWWKVVGCVVVKNKDSQRVLDRIIDRQGTSG, from the coding sequence ATGATTCTCCGGAGACTTGTTCTGTCTGCAACATCGAGCTCAAATCTCACAAGAACCCAACCACTCTCTGTTCCCACTACACGCCTCCTCTCATCTTCCCCCGATAGATATACTCCTTCGGCTGACACCAAACTCGCCAGACTAACCCACAAGGACTGGTTAGCCCCCAACGAGGTTCTAAAAATCTTCGAAACCGTCAAAGACCCAACCTTCCTCATCCCCGCCTACCGACACTACTCCAAACGCAAAGACTACCAACCCACAGAGCCTCTCTACGCCCTCCTCATCAACAAGCTCGGACACGCCAAGATGTTCGACGAAATCGAACGCCTCGTCAAATCCCTAACCGTCGAGGCAAAACGGTGCCGTTTCTCCGAAGAGTTCTTCTACAGCCTCATGAAGGTTTACGCGATGGCCGGGAGAATCAATAAAGCGATCGAGATCCTCTTCTCCATGCCCGAGTTCGGATGCTGGCCGAGCGTTAAAAGCTTCAATTTTATACTGAACCTCCTCGTGAAGGCGAAGCTGTTCGACGAGATTCATGAGATCTTCGTGAGGGCTCCGAAGCTCGGCGTTGAGATCGATGGTTGTTGTTTGAATATACTCATCAAGGGGCTGTGCGAGAGTGGGAATCTTGAAGCTGCACTCCAAGTGCTCGACGAATTTCCTAAACTAAAATCACGTCCTAATGTGATGACGTTTTCTCCGTTGTTACGTGGGTTTTGTAATAAAGGCGAGTTTGAGGGAGCGTTTGGGTTGTTGGAGAGGATGGAGAAGGAAGGGATCGAGCCGGATGCGATCACGTTTAATATTCTGATCTCGGGGTTGAGGAGGAAAGGTAGGGTTGAAGAAGGGGTTGAGGTGATGGAGAGGATGAAGGTGAGAGGGTGTCAGCCGAATAGTGGGACGTATCAGGAGGTGTTGTATGGTTTGTTGGATAAGAAGAGGAACTTGGAAGCTGGAGAGATGATGAGGAAGATGGTTTCTTGGGGTATGAGACCTAGTTTCTTGTCTTACAAGAAGATGGTTCTGGGGCTTTGTGAGACGAAGGATGTTGCGGAAGTGGATTGGGTTTTGAGGCAGATGGTGAGTCATGGTTTTGTTCCGAAAACTGGGATGTGGTGGAAAGTTGTGGGTTGTGTGGTTGTGAAGAATAAGGACTCTCAAAGAGTTTTGGATCGCATTATTGATCGCCAGGGAACAAGTGGATAA
- the LOC103870008 gene encoding 60S ribosomal protein L18a-2 — translation MVAFGFHQYQVVGRALPTEKDVQPKIYRMKLWATNEVRAKSKFWYFLRKLKKVKKSNGQMLAINEIFEKNPTKIKNYGIWLRYQSRTGYHNMYKEFRDTTLNGSVEQMYTEMASRHRVRFPCIQIIKTATVPAKLCKRESTKQFHNSKIKFPLVFRKVRPPTRKLKTTYKASKPNLFM, via the exons ATGGTCGCTTTCGGG TTTCACCAATACCAAGTGGTTGGGAGAGCACTTCCAACAGAGAAAGATGTGCAGCCTAAGATTTACCGGATGAAGCTTTGGGCCACCAATGAAGTTCGCGCCAAGTCCAAGTTTTG GTACTTCTTGAGGAAGCTGAAGAAGGTTAAGAAAAGCAACGGACAAATGCTTGCCATCAATGAG ATTTTCGAGAAGAACCCCACGAAGATCAAGAACTACGGTATCTGGCTGCGTTACCAGAGCAGAACGGGTTACCACAACATGTACAAGGAGTTCCGTGACACAACTCTCAACGGTTCAGTGGAGCAGATGTACACCGAGATGGCTTCTCGCCATAGAGTGAGGTTCCCTTGCATTCAGATCATCAAGACCGCGACAGTCCCTGCAAAGCTGTGCAAGAGAGAGAGCACCAAGCAGTTCCACAACTCCAAGATCAAGTTCCCTCTTGTTTTCAGGAAGGTCAGGCCACCAACCAGGAAGCTCAAGACTACGTACAAGGCTTCAAAGCCCAACCTTTTCATGTAA
- the LOC103870012 gene encoding C2 domain-containing protein At1g53590 produces the protein MECSVFHHVVIVLMFLWILSYLNRPHSLFYLLALLYLYLVHERYVMRLRRKFRFQETKQANQRRVLSDSESVRWLNHAVEMIWPVCMEQIASQKILRPIIPWFLEKYRPWTAKEASIQHLYLGRNPPLLTGIRVLGQSTGEDHLVLELGMNFLAADDMSAILAVKLRRRLGFGMWTKLHITGMHVEGKVLIGVKFLRRWPFLGRLRVCFAEPPYFQMNVKPIFTHGLDVSVLPGIAGWLDNLLSTAFEQTLVEPNMLVADMEKFISPRSGGRMFRIHNFSLVLLLIGYLMLSTFSLQVHMITTLCMCLLAETWFFFYEKGPVAHALVEVVEASDVKPSDLNGLADPYVKGQLGAYRFKTKILRKTLAPKWQEEFKIPILTWESPNVLNIEVQDKDIFCDGRLGDCSVNIAEFRGGQRNDMWLPLQNIKMGRLHLAITVTKDEPKWSDDPFEGVTVSKEDMWASFALEKASKCSVSSVTSDKSPRVLDNLEPINIEGQEETGIWIHQPGTEVSQIWEPRKGRSRCLDNQVRGVPHDASVASNESSSPDETQEGKNTVRSVGRGLKKVGLVFRRNGKKEESGNVEEGVRSPRINLKALNRKDVGVKYIIEDRLSGPLTGRSLKSESFGAEDSQNKGHMKDVAKSILKQAEKSARYLKHMFSPRGSRKSRDNECLTVSEEDVVPESVSDSERQCVYSNSDDESAVSIVQDLGSPKPEGKIVGSG, from the exons ATGGAGTGTTCTGTCTTCCATCATGTGGTCATTGTGTTGATGTTCCTTTGGATTCTTTCTTACTTGAATCGACCACACTCCCTTTTCTATCTCCTCGCTCTGCTATATCTCTACTTG GTTCATGAACGTTATGTGATGAGATTGAGGAGAAAGTTTCGGTTTCAAGAGACGAAGCAAGCTAACCAGAGACGG GTCCTCTCCGACTCTGAATCAGTCCGGTGGCTGAATCATGCCGTGGAGATGATATGGCCGGTTTGCATGGAACAGATTGCGTCTCAGAAGATTCTGCGTCCGATTATACCTTGGTTCTTGGAGAAATATAGACCTTGGACCGCG AAAGAAGCTTCCATACAACATCTCTATTTGGGAAGAAACCCACCTTTGTTGACTGGTATAAGGGTGCTTGGGCAATCTACTGGTGAGGATCACTTG GTACTGGAACTTGGAATGAATTTTCTCGCAGCAGATGATATGAGCGCAATACTGGCAGTGAAGCTAAGAAGAAGACTTGGTTTCGGAATGTGGACAAAGTTACATATCACAGGAATGCATGTCGAAGGAAAG GTGTTGATTGGAGTGAAGTTCCTTCGTAGATGGCCGTTTCTAGGGCGTTTACGCGTGTGTTTTGCTGAGCCACCTTACTTCCAAATGAATGTAAAACCAATCTTCACTCATGGACTTGATGTTTCTGTGCTTCCAGGGATTGCAGGATGGCTA GACAATCTCCTGTCTACTGCATTTGAGCAGACTCTTGTTGAG CCAAATATGCTTGTAGCTGATATGGAGAAATTTATTAGCCCAAGATCAGGAGGTAGGATGTTCAGAATACATAACTTCTCTCTTGTACTTCTTTTGATTGGTTACTTGATGTTATCAACATTCTCTTTACAAGTCCATATGATTACAACTTTGTGCATGTGTTTACTTGCAGAAACCTGGTTCTTTTTTTATGAGAAAGGACCAGTTGCACACGCTCTTGTTGAAGTTGTTGAAGCCTCTGATGTTAAACCATCAGATCTAAATG GTTTAGCTGATCCTTATGTGAAAGGGCAGCTTGGCGCTTACAGATTCAAAACCAAGATACTAAGGAAAACGTTGGCTCCCAAATGGCAAGAAGAGTTCAAGATACCAATCTTAACATGGGAGTCTCCAAATGTACTTAACATTGAAGTACAAGACAAAGACATATTCTGCGATGGCAGGCTTGGCGATTGTTCAGTAAACATTGCGGAGTTCAGAGGTGGGCAAAGAAATGATATGTGGTTGCCTCTTCAGAACATCAAAATGGGAAGGCTGCACCTTGCTATTACTGTAACTAAGGATGAACCAAAG TGGAGTGATGACCCGTTTGAAGGAGTAACAGTAAGTAAAGAAGATATGTGGGCTTCTTTTGCTTTAGAGAAAGCAAGCAAATGCTCTGTCTCGTCAGTGACATCTGATAAGTCTCCAAGGGTTCTTGATAATTTGGAACCAATTAACATTGAAGGACAAGAAGAGACAGGGATCTGGATACATCAGCCAGGAACTGAAGTCTCACAGATTTGGGAACCAAGAAAAGGCAGGAGTCGATGCCTTGATAACCAAGTACGTGGAGTTCCTCATGATGCTTCTGTAGCAAGTAATGAAAGCAGCAGCCCTGATGAAACTCAAGAAGGTAAGAACACAGTGAGGTCTGTTGGTCGTGGATTGAAGAAAGTTGGTTTAGTGTTTCGTAGGAATGGGAAAAAGGAAGAATCAGGGAACGTGGAGGAGGGTGTCAGGTCTCCTCGGATTAATTTAAAGGCGTTGAATCGAAAGGATGTTGGGGTTAAGTACATCATTGAAGACCGTTTGTCAGGGCCTCTCACAGGAAGAAGTCTAAAAAGTGAGAGCTTTGGTGCTGAAGACAGTCAGAATAAGGGGCACATGAAAGATGTTGCAAAGAGCATTCTGAAACAAGCTGAAAAGTCTGCAAGATACCTAAAACATATGTTTTCGCCTAGAGGGTCAAGGAAATCAAGAGATAATGAGTGTTTAACCGTGTCAGAGGAAGATGTTGTTCCTGAATCTGTGTCTGATTCAGAACGTCAATGTGTATATTCGAATTCTGATGACGAATCTGCAGTTAGTATTGTGCAGGACCTAGGATCACCAAAACCTGAAGGTAAAATTGTCGGATCAGGCTAA